The following are encoded in a window of Colletotrichum lupini chromosome 3, complete sequence genomic DNA:
- a CDS encoding glycosyl hydrolase family 61 produces MRSFAFLAAAAVVPQAMAHYVFPTLIVNGEQTERYQYVREAKNSNSPVTDVTSDGIVCNIGGNDDDVLAKTQTKAVNAGDEVGFIVENDMGHPGPLAVYLSKAPSGVASYKGDGDWFKVYELSTSNITEAGLQWATYVNNAGIHNFTFTLPKEVPTGEYLMRAEHIGLHGAGTKGGAQFYIACAQISVTGTSTETPSPVVKFPGVYTGEEPGLLINIYYPAPKNYTVPGGPVAFSGCEDHTANLLGQTSDGDCTGSDGATTPTTPTTPTTPSTSAAPSAGIPDYNGGNSTSPAEPSAAPTAAAGEGDDCEKSAARRRVRSMRRKLARAASF; encoded by the coding sequence ATGCGCTCCTTCGCCTTCCTCGCTGCCGCGGCCGTCGTGCCCCAGGCTATGGCCCACTACGTCTTCCCTACTCTCATCGTCAACGGTGAGCAGACCGAGCGCTACCAGTACGTCCGCGAGGCCAAGAACTCCAACTCTCCCGTCACCGACGTCACCTCCGACGGCATCGTCTGCAACATTGGCGGCAACGACGACGATGTCCTCGCAAAGACCCAGACCAAGGCCGTCAACGCCGGTGACGAGGTCGGCTTCATCGTCGAGAACGACATGGGCCACCCCGGTCCCCTCGCCGTCTACCTTTCCAAGGCTCCCTCCGGCGTCGCCTCCTACAAGGGTGACGGCGACTGGTTCAAGGTCTACGAGCTTTCCACCTCCAACATCACCGAGGCTGGTCTCCAGTGGGCCACTTACGTCAACAACGCCGGTATTCACAACTTCACCTTCACTCTCCCCAAGGAGGTCCCCACCGGCGAGTACCTGATGCGCGCTGAGCACATTGGCCTTCACGGCGCCGGCACCAAGGGCGGTGCCCAGTTCTACATCGCTTGCGCTCAGATCTCCGTCACTGGTACCTCCACCGAGACCCCCTCGCCCGTCGTCAAGTTCCCCGGCGTCTACACCGGCGAGGAGCCCGGCCTGTTGATCAACATCTACTACCCTGCCCCCAAGAACTACACCGTCCCCGGTGGCCCCGTTGCCTTCTCCGGATGCGAGGACCACACTGCCAACCTTCTCGGCCAGACCTCCGACGGTGACTGCACTGGCTCCGATGGTGCCACCACTCCCACCACCCCCACTACTCCTACCACCCCTTCCACCTCCGCCGCTCCCTCTGCAGGCATCCCCGACTACAACGGCGGCAACAGCACCAGCCCCGCTGAGCCCTCTGCTGCTCCTACCGCTGCCGCTGGCGAGGGTGACGACTGCGAGAAGTCTGCTGCTCGCCGCCGCGTCCGCTCCATGCGCCGCAAGCTTGCCCGTGCTGCTTCCTTCTAA
- a CDS encoding HET domain-containing protein, translating to MGSNIIVPYQYMPLRSPDSIRIVVLDPAADTQSPLQCSLEQYDKAEQMKNFGTEKDFEAVSYTWGDAPPSCQLLIDGAFSFDISPTVDSLLRALRQPSTTRSLWIDAICLNQQDTGEKAQQLPRMGRIYKGAKEVHIWLGDPDDKTAAIFSAIRMMQTIPDTKQVKIMAEATLKITKSQIGADHILQLKRFLSRPWFSRRWIIQEACLAKEAKVHCGTSSLGLPWFVAAARQLECVEELYGFQYHYRILMMKSLSEERKPILQLLWNLHAAKCREPEDRIAALFGLIPDHEQIMDQQSYLDLRQHWTVLYRRLALAMFRRGQKTALQMLLHLAEFGPLNESDDYYPSWVPNWTRERRRNLPFYNMSSNVDAFDYPEKPGFPEVAVVMDLERASTFALPPVNPVGDEWVMQEIPGATPNWTDDRTTRFLFKQDRIFIRWYDSSGGPSGRTVNYFMFADAPDEYPESFSPLHSLAKLWHKFFPPSFPYAEGDSDKIETIAMLFHTILRFRNPTKIPPEERFIQNTLKNLGELQRHKLSLDQAKLIDQIYTMMEENVFFSLEPRDLPEDLSPSFRSRGEYGFGPRTLFPGDILIPVWRLKEDPARRSCIMRHDETGRHMATMLVLRIERGPEDTQYSPIPFCAPIDPATGVPREPPHIKRMRYPKRSKPYPVAGPKESAPENAAAPDQHRVVGKPVRRGRVIGMAVCITSDGTKRYAEHDIRLEGEMHKDLDVDQPCLIELY from the coding sequence ATGGGTTCAAATATCATTGTTCCATACCAGTATATGCCTCTACGGAGCCCGGACTCGATTCGCATCGTCGTCCTCGACCCGGCTGCGGATACCCAGTCTCCTCTGCAATGCTCCTTAGAGCAATATGACAAAGCGGAGCAGATGAAGAATTTCGGCACAGAAAAGGATTTTGAGGCCGTCTCATACACCTGGGGAGACGCACCACCGTCTTGTCAATTGCTTATTGATGGTGCATTCTCTTTCGACATCAGCCCGACAGTCGATTCACTCTTGAGAGCTCTACGGCAGCCGTCCACAACCAGATCTCTTTGGATAGATGCGATTTGCCTCAACCAGCAAGATACTGGCGAGAAAGCGCAACAACTTCCTCGCATGGGTCGGATCTACAAAGGAGCGAAAGAAGTCCACATATGGCTCGGTGACCCAGACGACAAGACAGCAGCAATCTTTTCTGCTATACGCATGATGCAAACCATCCCGGACACAAAACAAGTGAAAATAATGGCTGAAGCAACATTGAAAATAACTAAGAGCCAAATTGGGGCCGATCACATCCTTCAACTCAAGCGTTTCCTTTCCCGGCCTTGGTTCTCGCGCCGTTGGATTATACAGGAGGCATGCCTAGCCAAAGAGGCCAAAGTCCACTGCGGAACATCCTCTCTAGGTCTGCCTTGGTTTGTCGCCGCTGCTCGCCAGCTGGAATGTGTCGAAGAGCTATACGGGTTCCAGTACCACTACCGGATCCTGATGATGAAGAGTCTGAGCGAAGAGCGGAAGCCGATCCTCCAGCTGCTCTGGAACTTACACGCTGCTAAATGTAGGGAGCCAGAAGATAGAATTGCTGCGTTGTTCGGTTTGATACCAGACCATGAGCAAATCATGGACCAGCAAAGTTATCTCGATCTTCGACAACACTGGACAGTTCTGTATCGAAGGCTCGCACTGGCGATGTTCCGGCGTGGCCAGAAGACTGCTTTGCAGATGCTCCTTCACTTGGCTGAGTTCGGGCCGCTCAATGAATCTGACGACTATTACCCGTCGTGGGTGCCGAATTGGACCAGAGAACGGCGGAGGAATCTTCCATTCTACAACATGAGCAGCAATGTCGATGCCTTTGACTATCCCGAGAAGCCTGGCTTTCCAGAGGTTGCTGTTGTCATGGACTTGGAGCGCGCCTCCACATTCGCCTTGCCACCTGTTAACCCCGTTGGAGACGAATGGGTTATGCAAGAGATCCCCGGGGCAACACCAAATTGGACAGACGACCGTACCACGCGGTTTTTGTTTAAACAGGACCGAATATTCATTCGCTGGTACGATTCCTCGGGTGGCCCCAGTGGCCGTACGGTCAATTATTTCATGTTCGCGGATGCACCCGACGAATACCCCGAGTCTTTCTCTCCGTTGCATAGTCTCGCCAAACTCTGGCACAAGTTCTTCCCGCCCAGCTTCCCATATGCAGAGGGCGACTCGGACAAGATTGAGACCATTGCTATGCTATTCCATACCATTTTACGCTTTCGCAACCCCACCAAGATACCGCCTGAGGAGAGATTCATCCAAAATACCCTCAAAAATCTGGGCGAGCTACAACGACACAAACTCTCCTTGGACCAGGCCAAGCTCATAGACCAAATTTACACAATGATGGAAGAAAATGTTTTCTTCAGTCTAGAGCCGCGGGATCTCCCGGAAGACCTCAGCCCTTCATTCAGGTCTCGAGGTGAATACGGCTTTGGTCCTCGTACGCTCTTCCCTGGGGATATCCTGATTCCGGTGTGGCGTCTGAAGGAGGATCCCGCGAGGCGTTCGTGCATCATGCGACACGACGAGACGGGACGACACATGGCCACTATGTTGGTGTTGAGGATCGAGCGCGGACCTGAAGACACACAATATTCCCCTATACCTTTTTGTGCTCCGATTGACCCAGCTACTGGAGTCCCCAGGGAACCCCCGCATATAAAGCGGATGAGGTATCCGAAACGGAGTAAGCCTTACCCTGTTGCAGGACCCAAAGAGTCAGCTCCAGAGAACGCGGCTGCACCTGATCAGCACAGAGTGGTCGGAAAGCCGGTCAGAAGAGGTCGTGTCATTGGCATGGCGGTATGTATTACGTCTGATGGGACGAAGCGATACGCTGAGCACGACATCCGTCTCGAAGGGGAAATGCATAAAGATCTGGATGTAGATCAGCCATGCCTCATTGAGTTGTACTAG